ATCTTCACGCAAGGCAAAGGTAACAGGGAGCAACAGTTCTATCTCTGGTTCGACCCCACCAGAAACTTCCACACTTATTCTATCATTTGGAAGCCCCAGCACATCATGTAAgtgataataaacaaatatttaaaatacaatttttttttattagtaaataatCTATCAACTAATATTGCAAAagatttttttcactttcttccaatcaatgattttatgtataataaatttattaacttttacatCAATTATCTTTGAACTAGAAGTCATACCATTTGaaagtgtaaattttttacacTGAAATTGCATAGAAATATAGCTTCGTTTATCTCTATGCTAAGTATCCACCAAAATCCATTAACCAAATTATGAATTGGGTTAACTGCAGATTCTTGGTTGATAACACACCAATAAGGGTATTCAAGAATGCTGAATCTCTTGGTGTTCCTTTTCCAAAGAACCAGCCCATGAGAATCTATTCTAGCCTCTGGAATGCTGATGACTGGGCCACCAGAGGAGGATTGGTGAAAACTGATTGGTCCAAAGCACCCTTTACAGCATACTACCGCAATTTCAAAGCCACTGAGTTCTCACTCAAGTCTTCCATTTCAAATTCTGGTGCTGAATATGAGGCAAATGAGCTTGATTCTTATAGCAGAAGAAGACTGAGATGGGTTCAGAAGTACTTCATGATCTATAACTACTGCAGTGATCTCAAGCGATTCCCACAAGGTCTTCCTGCTGAATGTAGACGCTGAAGGTTCCAAGAGATGAAGAGAATGGCCACTTTCTGATTGGATTTGAATCGTCTATGTAAAATATGCTATGTTTATTATGTCTTAGATTCTTTATTGACttctgtcttttttttcttcctttttttttagtttctattttaTAGTTGctaatgtatatgtatattaaggGGTCTTAACAATAAATCATATTCTTTGTACCACTTTTCTTGTCAATATGGGCAGTTAGTCTCATCCTAGCTCGTCCACCCGGTGAAATTGATCATGTTGGAATCAATTTCTATCTGTTCATATAATAAAAAGGTGTAGTCAAGTTTAATAGTACTGTAGTTGTGGTACTGGCGTTGCACTTTGCTCGtattaaatgttaataattaatcaaCTGTCAGAAATACCATATTGACATATAAAATCGTAGACCCTAagcattcaaaattatatatatatatatatatatatataaccaagcATGTAGAcatttatcaattaaataaagGTATTAATAAGATGGacccaaagacaattttcccctcaAATGCTATTTTGAACCATCCTCTACTATAAGCTATCCCACTTCCCACCATTGATGATCCTCTATGGTATCTCTCATTCcattttttctccaaaaatttCTAGAAAATGTAGATATACATTTACGTTTAACgattatgataaaattaaatgaataaagtaATAAATTGTTAATCTATTTCTTGTActgattattataattttaagatcCGACAATCACAAATGTAAGATTGATTATTattctgtttcttttttttaggagAGATTAGTCTGTTTCTTAAATtggttaatataattttttttactgctggttaatataattttatgatccGTCAATCACAAATGTAAGATTGATTAAtaacctgttttttttttaaactggttaaaaaaaaattgtatgccGAGAAGTGCTCGATGGAATCcaaattcaaacaaaacatCAATATTCTGCATGCTCAAAaggtttcatatattttatattaacatgCAGAGCGCCCAATATCGttggacaaaaaaaaacaaacaaataaataaataaataaagagagaaaaaagaacctTAATCTTAGGGTAAGACAAATGGATGCAGACATATGACATGAGAAATTATGTGAAATCTCTTTCTTTCGAGTCAATATTAAaggaatttaattatttaagccACTTAAATCAGGGGTGAATAgcttcttaattaatattatcgaaaaagataaagagaaaaaaattgtacttgtataacttttataataaaaattactgcatatgatttttaaaataaaaagagacaaaaaggggggaaagcataaaataaaataattaaagtaatccaaagaaataaaataataatattattaaaaacatgTTGTAGTATCTAAATGTTACTCCCctaattttgaatataaaaaaattgtccacagtataaataaattttaattaattttactctatttaatGAAATGATCCTTCAAAcatctttttcatttaattgataTTGTATTTCTAATGACccttttatatcaaattttaataaaggaCAGTTcggaaaatttatttatttattaaatataattaattaaaataaataatattaacatattttctcaattaacgtaaattaatttttttattactattcaaAACCGGAAGAaagtagataaataaaatagctTAAAAAATAGCATTTATCTTCTGGAAAAAGTGATCCATCATACCTTGACTTGAGCAAATGTTATCCCCTTGGCCAAACATAATCAGTCTAACAATTTTGTTTGTATCTATAATTATTGTGTCAATGATTGTACTTAAATATCCCTCTtcttgaagagagagagaatcagacccctaaaaatatctaaaatgtaataaaagtaattgTTGGTTATACGAGGAATTCATTATTTTAGGTGCgttttaagagaaaataaaaaataacataaagaaaaagagaaataaaataaatgatatatgtgagaaatataataaatttagtgTGTTTAGTTTTCTATCTCctctttttttcactttctagtttttttatatttttcttttttatttaccgtggttggaattaaaaaagatatatatatatatatatatatatatatatatatatatatatatatatatataagtaagtCTTTTTTACGTGAGTAAGAAGAATGAATAATCATTAGATCTTATGAATGGTTAATGTTAAAAATACCAAAATCCCACGTCAAATTTCACATTTGTCCAAGCTAATGTCATGTTGTGCATTTTTTCCTCTATCTGCGTTAAAGGTTATGTTTATTTTGAAGgatggaaataaaataaaagagaatttttttactttttatgtgaaatttatattttttatatttttttaatttaaaaatttatcttctACTTATATCTTGTATTTCCATTTTCTGAAAAGCTTAATTCAAAACTCAAGTAATCTTAGAAATCCTTATGTTTTTCACATCTGCAATCATTCCAACAATTTTATAGTCATTCATATTTTTGTAATGGCATGCAATGGTGTGGTattcttctattattttttaaaagaaattattagtaTTCAATCACACgtaaaacaatatatttaacgaaaaatttcatttaatttttaatgtataacaataatcacatttttataagattaatctTTGATCTGGAATGAAAATATcaataacatgataaaaaaaattactttttaaaaaatgagattgaataaaaaattctttaacttaaaaaaatagagcaAATTAGAATTAATCATAACTGCGAGCAAAAAGTATTTacaataacataaattaaaaaaaaaaaatctctaaggTTCTTCTTGTCCGTCCAACTCAAACTTTCTTCCTGTTTCAAAAGACCAACATATTTCTCTGATATTTAGTTTTCCAAGACTAAActgatttatcatttatatttgatCACTCCCAAGAAAATTCCAAGATGAGAGGATAAGTGCTTTAAGACCGCAATTACAGAATTATCCGCCTGGTTGAATGACTTTTTCTTCAACAGGAACCGCAAACGTAACCGTTGGTGGCTGCAAGCTCTGCACCAACAACTTGAAATAAAACAGTTGTTCAAATGGAGGAACCAATTATGGGTATAAAAACCATGCACATACCGTTATTCTGCAATGAGTATTAAGATCATCGTGCATCTGACTAAGACGGTCCTTTGCAACTTCTTCTGCTGCACATGCTTTCCTGCAAGCTTCTTTCACCTGAAACATCCAAGGGGTAAAAAGCCTTAGTTTGGTAAGCATTTTGCCTACTATTTTTACGCTAATTGATTGCTATTTTGCCTATACAGACACGAAAAATGGATGGAATTACAAGTTCAACGGTAAACTAGATTAAGTCCAAAAAAGTTTATGAAAAGGACaaggaaacaaaaacaattaaataatagtgAGAATGAAGCTATATTTTCATAGCTCAAATGCATTTAAAAAGAAAGCTACTGAGTGATGTTGCCAATACAATGTGCCCCCAAGATAGAACATGGCCAAAATTAACTGACCAACAATCTTTCTTAAGCCCGAAAGCAAAATATTATACACTTGTGAAGAATGAATACTttcatgttcaatttttagtttCCTGTGATTTTATCATGTGAAAAACTTGTATATATTTCCCTTTTGATCGATTCCCAACAAATCTTGATACACTAATTTAATATCTATTAAGACTTAAAAGAGATAGACACAATTTTCAGTCATAAAATTCACGTGTCAAACTGAAAGGGCATCAAAAGCTTGACAAAAGGtgataaaataatgatatagtTACCAGATGGAGAAAAAAACGGAACATAGGTAATGCAACACATGCCAAACTCTACCTAACACATTAGAGAGACGAACTACAAATCAAGGTAGTACTCACCTGGCTTCCATCAAAAACAGGATTGTTGTTGGCACTATCAGCAGAACTTTCTAACATATTTCTTAGATGAAATAGTTCCTTCATAAGATCATGGGCAACCTCTTCGGCATCTAACAGttgatttttagaaaattcaaatgctcTTTCTGCATGAAGGCGAAAAGAAACACAGTTCAAACATGTGCAAACCCCTCTGCATCCTCTtggatttctttttaaaattccttTTTTCAAACCAATGGCAGGGACTCTAAGTTGCTCTACAACTTGCAGTTGAGACAAGCTCTGACAACATTCGTGTGTTTCTGGTAGCTTCTCATTAGAAGGCATCAGGAAAGAATTATTTCCTTTTACTTCAGAGAAAACTGATAATGACATGGACGAGATAGGTGGAGCCTTTTCTTCTCTGTTGGTAACTTTGTTAATCATAGGCGCCAATGTTGTGATTGGTAAGTCTATTCCGTGAACAGAAATTGATGTATCAGTGGAGCTCTCTGGCTTGCAGAGTCCATTTAATACAACCTGTTCATCTTGCAGTTGAATCACATTGCATGAATCATGAGATGACTGGTATTCAGGAATTTGAGAACTATCATTGTTTAAATCACAAGCCTGCAACCCTGTTTGTTGCTGAGGACCAGAATTGCCAGCACAATGTTCCATAGGAACACAGCCATTTGAACCATTTACAGGAGTTAGTTGTAAGTTTGAAGTTGAAATTGGCAGAAGAGGTGTTTGATCCATGGATTTCGCAAGTTTTGGGTAATGATCATTTACTGAAGCACCTAGAAGTATTAAAGGTTTAGTTTAGAACTACAGCAGCCGTgaccaacaaaaaaattgaaagataaaCTAAACTAAACGAGTATCTTCCACAAGAATAAGAAGCAATACTTACATGAATCATCGTTCATGGTATTCAATAGAAATGGAAGCAATCTCTTGTAGTTTAAAGATCCAGCCTGTTTCAACAATTTAAGCTGCGGACAGCGTTTGAGAACCTGTTTCAAAATCACATAATCAAACATACTTCAGATAAATATATCACAGggacaaaaaaattaagtattagTTAAATCAATGAGTGGAAAGTAGAATCATAATGTTGTTCATTAATGCAAGTTTTACGGAAATATAATTATGCAGTAGATAAATTTAGGGTCCTCACCGACGTGATCTTGGATTCAGAGCCATTTTCAATTTCACTGGCATTTTGGTTATCACTACCTTTTGAAGGCCTGCTTGAACATAAAACTATGCCATTCTGCACACTTCCTGCTTTGTCACCACTATCCCCTGCCATGTCAGATTTTTCAGAGGTAATATTCTCAGGTGGAGCTCTAAATATATCATTTGAAACCCGGACATGATTTAAACTTGTTACATTCTCCTCAGCATCTAGCACATTGGGATCCAATTGACTTAGAGTCTGACATTCAGGGGGAAATCTGCTAACAGATTCATGCTCCTCCAGATTCACAAACTGCTTGCTTTCATCATAAGCAATAGTGAatcctttttctttacttgaatGATGCACATATGTAAGCTCAGAGACATCACCGTTGATATAGAGCATATTTTGATCTTTGGGTGGTGACTCATTATTGTGTTGTCTGGATATCTTATTCTGTACTTCCTTGATGTCATCATTATGTGCAACATTCTTAGCAGAGTGAAAATCATCCACCATTACTGAACATGGATTAAGCTCTGATGCACTCAAGCATTCATCTTTAGAAGCAACCGCAAAGTTCTGTGTATGTTCATTGACAGAGGGTGCAGATAAATCCCCACAAACCACTTCTTTTGCGTCCAATTGCGTTGACAATTCAGGCAAGTCTTGGGAAGGTGCCAATTTTGGCTGGTTGCCATGAGATAGCTCATTAGAAGGATTAACTAATACATAGGTTTCCAAACCATTAGACTCAACTGTGCCATGCATGGGACTGCTGTTTGTCTTATGTTCGTCTATGGAAGCTTCTTCACTTTGAGATGACAAAGGAAGTTGGGAGCTCTTCGCATGCATATTTGCCTCATCTtgatgatcagatttggatGCATCTGCAAAATCAATTAGCTACTTCATTATCCACATAAAACATCAAATGAAATTTGTATCATTAAAGTGGTTGAATACACAAGGATAGTTACCAGAGTCATCTTTGGTAAGATCCATTAGAAATGGAAGCAACCTTTTATAGCTGATAGAACCTGGGGTTTTAAAAAGTTTCCGGTGCAAATGTTGTCTAGGCACCTGCGTGGACATtccaaatcatatttaaattgcCACTAAATGTAAAACCATATTGTTAATATTACCAAAAAATCAGACACATGAAATGCTAGAAAGCCCACTAACTACTACATCAAAAGTTTTTTCTTGGaatataatatcataaaatatttcATCACATATGGTTTTGAGacctaattttattatgtaactAAGTTATAATTGTAGTTTAGCTAAGATCAGTAACTAAATGTCTAACCCATAAATTGGTAGCAAACAAGATTAGAAACAAGGACAGATTCTTACGGATTTACTCTTGAGAGAATATTTCCCCTTGTCAGCTTTCAGACAAGACCCTTCACCAGCATTTTCCGGAGTGCTTCTGGTAAAATCCATCGGTTTGACATTGACCTCTGAATTAACATATATATCAGCATCAGGAGGAGTTGTCTGTatacattcttcattcaaaatACCAAACTCCTGTGCTGTACTAGCCTCAGCACGATCAAGATTATTCCCGTGGCTAGACAATTGCTTCAAGTCATCATTATGCAAATCACTTGCAACATCTTTAACACCATAATCTGCGGTGGCATCCGTCTTAAGTTCTTGTTTAGACTCTTCTTGACTTTGAGATGACAAAGGAAGTTGGAATCCCTGTCTACCCTCCTCATCTTTCTGACAAAAACCCAATTTTGGTGTACCTACAAGATATTATCAGATCAATTAGCTCATTCATCACAGATACCCAACTAAATCATCAACTGATGaagtaaatgaaaaataaggGGTTTGCCGCACAAAATAATTACCAGAATCATCTCTCACGGTATCCTTTAGAAACGGAAACAACCTTCTGTAATTGACTGAACCCGGGGCTTTGAACAACTTCCCCTGGAAACGTGGTCTGAGAACCTGCATACAGATCCCAATCAACTCTACAATAATAAAACCATGTTCTCAAAGtcacaataatatttaaaaacaagtgTAGTTCACTGGAATTTTTAACCTAGAGCACCCACAATAACTCATTTAGCCTAATTACACAATTCGCCACAATTAAGGTTGGATCTAACAACTAAGGATAGAAGGCCTAATCAATAAACATAAAGAAACCTCTTAAGGGTGTGGTCAGGGCTTCAATCTCCAGGTACATATGTATGAAATTCACCCAAAAAATGCACAAATAAATAaccataaagaaaataaattaaaaaacatgtgAGACCCTTACAAATTTGCTCTTGAGAGAAGAAACATTCCCAGTACAAGGGGTATCTTTGGCAGGAACCTCTGCCTCCAGTTTCCCTACATCTTCGTTGACCTTGGAATTTGAACCACCGCAAATCTCAACGTCGAGTAGAGTCGTTGCTCCATCCAAACCATCAATTTTCTCCGAACAATCTCCACCGAAGCCCCGAGCCTCACAAAAAAGCCCCAAATCAGGACTCTCGGTTGCTTCGGCGCTTCCCTTGGGAAACGTGCTTTCGATCAAACCGGGGTTTGTAGATTGCGGCGGGGAATAAACTCGCCTAGCGCGAAGGTCCTTGGTCGGAGGGCCAGGAAGCTCGTCGTCGTGGCGCTTCGGTTTCTTGCAATTGATTCGGCGAAAGCCAAGGAGTACGGCGTAGGGTTCGTCCTGTACGGGAACGGGATCGAAGCGGAGTTGACCGGAGCGGTTCCGGTGATGATAGAGCTGTGATCTGGTGCGGGTGAGTGTTCCAGAAGGTTGGTTCCGCTTACGGTATCTTGGGACGGTGTCCATGGTCTCTGCGCCAAATTTGGCGCCATGATTGGATATATGAGAGGCATTTCATGGCGGGAATAAAGGATTCCTTTTGGCGGGAAATTTAGTCTCATTTAGAATTAGGgtcttttgtctttattttgttttttttttttcgactTCAATGTTTATTATACCCTATTTCTTATCGATTGTTTTTCAgaatagttaagaaaataataaacaataagcaaacttttttttatatgactaaaatttataatagataaaaaattaatataatatttaaaatatattttgcatttataatgaaaaatatattatgatatttttaataaaacattgtaatttgatttataattaaaggTGGCAAACATATAAAGATCaaattaataagtaaaataCTTGACCTCTCCTTATCTCCtttcctctttgttttttttttctctctaaaaatatttaagttcatcccctcctttttccatgttcatcttcttctactcaCTCTTTCTAATTCTCCttcatttgtttcaaaattcaaCAAACTTTTCACACCTATAAGGTAAAAAAGCATGAACAAGGATGCTTGAGTTCAAAGGAACAATATCCACCTTTTAAAGTCTTCATTTGCAGCTCTTTGAGataaattcatttataattataaatctagagtttttttaaagaaaaaactgaCCTAGATAGTTGTTTTATGACACAAATTGGCAATGGTCTTTGTGATTTGGATGTTCAAAATTTAAGTGTTATGATCTCATAGATTTCCTCAAAACTATAAAGCTATGTTTGAAATTTCATAGGTTTCCTCAAAATTGTAAGACTATGTTTGAGATTTAAATGTTATGATTTCATAGGTTTCCTTAAAACTGTAAGACtatgtttgaaatttgaatgttataattttatagatTTTCTCAAGATTGCAAGATTATGTTTGATAAACTAGTTGATAAGATAGGTAAAAACTTataagttgaaagttgaaaaattgaaagctaattaaaaacttataagttaatttatttaattgaaagtgTTGGATAAgattaattgataaattaacaaataaatatcaaatcacataaaatcacatatttaataaatgtcaaataaattacattgatataataattttgaatattatgCTTATCAAATTTTCAACCACCACTTTTAATCACTCAATAATTACAAGTAATGCatttaagaataataaaaatattttagtaaaattgtttcaataagtaatatatttattgcTGTTCAAACAcaagattattttgaaatgAAGGGAGTAGCACTGCAGCTTAAATGTTATTGAGAAAATAAGTAATAACAATATCTTTAGTTTGTCATGCAAAATGATTAATACCAcacttatatattataattaattttaaaaatattttataaattaacttcTTTAACTCATGATAAAAGTATTGAAtggatattttaatatatatgtgtatatatata
This genomic interval from Glycine max cultivar Williams 82 chromosome 5, Glycine_max_v4.0, whole genome shotgun sequence contains the following:
- the LOC100811671 gene encoding xyloglucan endotransglucosylase/hydrolase 2 isoform X1, whose product is MAPSSTHNTGFYVLMLVGIVISTMVATCAGSFYQDFDLTWGGDRAKIFNGGQLLSLSLDKVSGSGFKSKKEYLFGRIDMQLKLVAGNSAGTVTAYYLSSQGPTHDEIDFEFLGNLSGDPYILHTNIFTQGKGNREQQFYLWFDPTRNFHTYSIIWKPQHIIFLVDNTPIRVFKNAESLGVPFPKNQPMRIYSSLWNADDWATRGGLVKTDWSKAPFTAYYRNFKATEFSLKSSISNSGAEYEANELDSYSRRRLRWVQKYFMIYNYCSDLKRFPQGLPAECRR
- the LOC100791123 gene encoding uncharacterized protein isoform X1; the encoded protein is MDTVPRYRKRNQPSGTLTRTRSQLYHHRNRSGQLRFDPVPVQDEPYAVLLGFRRINCKKPKRHDDELPGPPTKDLRARRVYSPPQSTNPGLIESTFPKGSAEATESPDLGLFCEARGFGGDCSEKIDGLDGATTLLDVEICGGSNSKVNEDVGKLEAEVPAKDTPCTGNVSSLKSKFVLRPRFQGKLFKAPGSVNYRRLFPFLKDTVRDDSGTPKLGFCQKDEEGRQGFQLPLSSQSQEESKQELKTDATADYGVKDVASDLHNDDLKQLSSHGNNLDRAEASTAQEFGILNEECIQTTPPDADIYVNSEVNVKPMDFTRSTPENAGEGSCLKADKGKYSLKSKSVPRQHLHRKLFKTPGSISYKRLLPFLMDLTKDDSDASKSDHQDEANMHAKSSQLPLSSQSEEASIDEHKTNSSPMHGTVESNGLETYVLVNPSNELSHGNQPKLAPSQDLPELSTQLDAKEVVCGDLSAPSVNEHTQNFAVASKDECLSASELNPCSVMVDDFHSAKNVAHNDDIKEVQNKISRQHNNESPPKDQNMLYINGDVSELTYVHHSSKEKGFTIAYDESKQFVNLEEHESVSRFPPECQTLSQLDPNVLDAEENVTSLNHVRVSNDIFRAPPENITSEKSDMAGDSGDKAGSVQNGIVLCSSRPSKGSDNQNASEIENGSESKITSVLKRCPQLKLLKQAGSLNYKRLLPFLLNTMNDDSCASVNDHYPKLAKSMDQTPLLPISTSNLQLTPVNGSNGCVPMEHCAGNSGPQQQTGLQACDLNNDSSQIPEYQSSHDSCNVIQLQDEQVVLNGLCKPESSTDTSISVHGIDLPITTLAPMINKVTNREEKAPPISSMSLSVFSEVKGNNSFLMPSNEKLPETHECCQSLSQLQVVEQLRVPAIGLKKGILKRNPRGCRGVCTCLNCVSFRLHAERAFEFSKNQLLDAEEVAHDLMKELFHLRNMLESSADSANNNPVFDGSQVKEACRKACAAEEVAKDRLSQMHDDLNTHCRITSLQPPTVTFAVPVEEKVIQPGG
- the LOC100791123 gene encoding uncharacterized protein isoform X2, yielding MDTVPRYRKRNQPSGTLTRTRSQLYHHRNRSGQLRFDPVPVQDEPYAVLLGFRRINCKKPKRHDDELPGPPTKDLRARRVYSPPQSTNPGLIESTFPKGSAEATESPDLGLFCEARGFGGDCSEKIDGLDGATTLLDVEICGGSNSKVNEDVGKLEAEVPAKDTPCTGNVSSLKSKFVLRPRFQGKLFKAPGSVNYRRLFPFLKDTVRDDSGTPKLGFCQKDEEGRQGFQLPLSSQSQEESKQELKTDATADYGVKDVASDLHNDDLKQLSSHGNNLDRAEASTAQEFGILNEECIQTTPPDADIYVNSEVNVKPMDFTRSTPENAGEGSCLKADKGKYSLKSKSVPRQHLHRKLFKTPGSISYKRLLPFLMDLTKDDSDASKSDHQDEANMHAKSSQLPLSSQSEEASIDEHKTNSSPMHGTVESNGLETYVLVNPSNELSHGNQPKLAPSQDLPELSTQLDAKEVVCGDLSAPSVNEHTQNFAVASKDECLSASELNPCSVMVDDFHSAKNVAHNDDIKEVQNKISRQHNNESPPKDQNMLYINGDVSELTYVHHSSKEKGFTIAYDESKQFVNLEEHESVSRFPPECQTLSQLDPNVLDAEENVTSLNHVRVSNDIFRAPPENITSEKSDMAGDSGDKAGSVQNGIVLCSSRPSKGSDNQNASEIENGSESKITSVLKRCPQLKLLKQAGSLNYKRLLPFLLNTMNDDSLNDHYPKLAKSMDQTPLLPISTSNLQLTPVNGSNGCVPMEHCAGNSGPQQQTGLQACDLNNDSSQIPEYQSSHDSCNVIQLQDEQVVLNGLCKPESSTDTSISVHGIDLPITTLAPMINKVTNREEKAPPISSMSLSVFSEVKGNNSFLMPSNEKLPETHECCQSLSQLQVVEQLRVPAIGLKKGILKRNPRGCRGVCTCLNCVSFRLHAERAFEFSKNQLLDAEEVAHDLMKELFHLRNMLESSADSANNNPVFDGSQVKEACRKACAAEEVAKDRLSQMHDDLNTHCRITSLQPPTVTFAVPVEEKVIQPGG
- the LOC100811671 gene encoding xyloglucan endotransglucosylase/hydrolase 2 isoform X2; the encoded protein is MKEHDLSCLQIRLLLTASSLEINLCQTQLYIHENAIVANPQKQLSSQGPTHDEIDFEFLGNLSGDPYILHTNIFTQGKGNREQQFYLWFDPTRNFHTYSIIWKPQHIIFLVDNTPIRVFKNAESLGVPFPKNQPMRIYSSLWNADDWATRGGLVKTDWSKAPFTAYYRNFKATEFSLKSSISNSGAEYEANELDSYSRRRLRWVQKYFMIYNYCSDLKRFPQGLPAECRR